One stretch of Schistocerca nitens isolate TAMUIC-IGC-003100 chromosome 11, iqSchNite1.1, whole genome shotgun sequence DNA includes these proteins:
- the LOC126212728 gene encoding uncharacterized protein LOC126212728: MDYSPPSCLPPSLLQATTPPACHHPSCVPPPFCGPPPFLQATTPPVCHHPSVGHHPSCGPPPLLCATTPPACNHPSCMPPPLLRATTHPACHHPSCTSPPSCVPPPPAHHSPSGTPHALLYSIRPPPAYFSHDVNWFVALCENQL; this comes from the coding sequence ATGGATTACTCACCCCCCTCCTGCTTGCCACCATCCCTCCTGCAAGCCACCACCCCTCCTGCGTGCCATCACCCGTCCTGCGTGCCACCACCCTTCTGTGGGCCACCACCCTTCCTGCAGGCCACCACCCCTCCTGTGTGCCACCACCCTTCTGTGGGCCACCACCCTTCCTGCGGGCCACCACCCCTCCTGTGTGCCACCACCCCTCCTGCATGCAACCACCCCTCTTGCATGCCACCACCCCTCCTGCGTGCCACCACCCATCCTGCATGCCACCACCCCTCCTGCACGTCACCCCCCTCCTGCGTGCCACCCCCTCCTGCACACCACTCACCCTCTGGCACGCCACATGCCCTCTTGTATTCCATCCGCCCtcctcctgcatatttcagtcatgATGTAAATTGGTTTGTGGCACTTTGTGAAAATCAGTTATGA